The following are encoded together in the Rhodospirillales bacterium genome:
- a CDS encoding cytochrome c4, translated as MTRIPAPRPVIAVCALAAAVWIAPPAGAADPAAGETKAASCRSCHGADGNSPFDGIPSLAAQPAPFIQAQINLYRENRRQIPEMNAAVADLKDGDVADIAAYFARQKPTEPPADTDHARLLRGRALAEARNCQVCHQPDFSGRDKVARLAGQREDYLLKAMHDFLSGARVGTDGIMPGKMHATTEQEMADLAYFFAHIR; from the coding sequence ATGACCCGAATACCCGCGCCCCGCCCCGTCATAGCCGTTTGCGCCCTCGCCGCGGCTGTCTGGATCGCACCGCCCGCCGGCGCGGCCGACCCGGCTGCGGGCGAAACCAAGGCGGCCTCGTGCCGCAGTTGCCACGGCGCCGACGGCAATTCGCCGTTCGACGGCATACCGTCGCTCGCCGCCCAACCGGCGCCATTCATCCAGGCTCAGATCAATTTGTACCGCGAAAACCGCCGGCAGATTCCCGAAATGAACGCGGCGGTTGCCGATCTCAAGGACGGCGACGTCGCCGACATCGCCGCTTACTTCGCGCGACAGAAACCGACCGAGCCGCCCGCCGATACCGATCACGCCCGTTTGCTGCGCGGCCGGGCGCTGGCCGAGGCCCGCAATTGCCAAGTCTGTCACCAGCCCGATTTTTCGGGACGGGACAAGGTCGCGCGGCTCGCCGGCCAGCGCGAGGATTACCTCTTGAAGGCGATGCACGACTTCCTGTCCGGCGCCCGGGTCGGCACCGACGGCATCATGCCCGGCAAGATGCACGCCACCACCGAGCAGGAGATGGCTGACCTCGCCTACTTCTTCGCCCACATCCGTTGA